Genomic DNA from Acipenser ruthenus chromosome 4, fAciRut3.2 maternal haplotype, whole genome shotgun sequence:
acaggtgctgtttgaagaggtgagtcttaaggaggcgccggaatgtggtcagggactgggcagtcctgacatctgtaggaaggtcattccaccactgcggaacaagggtagagaaggagcgggctctggaggcaggggagcgtagcggaggtagagccagtcttctagtgcaggcggagcggagaggtcgagtgggggtgtagggagagatgagggtctggaggtagctgggtgcagtctggtcatgTAATGTGCATGCTGTTGATCAACTGTATTTGATATATGACGGTATATTAGATTAGGGTGCTTCCATTAATGAAGTTACCATAGCTATACATGTGGaacaagtgttttgttattgcCATATGCTCGGTAATCTTCCACTAGAAGGGATAATGCTAattttcagtctttactggtaatagttaacgactaaagaataataatgacagtGATTATACGTAAACAATATAATAGTTTAACGAtcgtttgtaaacaaagacggtacgtatacaggttaaacaaataccTATACACgagaagaaacatgttttattgtaaaagtctgaatgttaaataatttatttttgtataaaatcatcCCAGGTGCAAATGTTCATTCAATAATTAATCCTGTTTGGAGTAGGCAGGGTTGGGGATTATATAATGCTGTGTCTTTCCTGCTAGTCTGTGTTAATCATTGGTAATTTGTGTGCAGTATCCAGTGCAAAATAACAGCATAAACATTTATACCTGTGAACGCTACTAGTGACGTTTTTTCCGTCGTTTTAAATacctctgggtttctgatttgAGGGTGGGGGTAGGCTCGGACCTTTCACACCCTTACAAACCAAgtccatgttcttttttttatagttttatagtttCTAATAACCCTGCTATGAGCCtaattcataaataataataataataataataataataataataataataataataataataataataataactttaatttaaatcTAGCACCATTCACATCTAAGTGTCCCAAGGCGCTGCACAATTAAAATGTCCAAGatacaaattaatttataaacattgtaaacttaaaaacaaacaaaaaaaaagcagaatttCCCAAATGCATTGATAAACAATGTAAgcataaaaatgaggtaacaaaTCTAAAAACCTAGGAATAAGAAGAGCAGACAGCCAAAAAGAGGTGCATTTTGAGAGAAGTTTTAAACTGAGAAACTGAAGTAGAATTTGCATTTAAGAAGTCCAGAAATGGAAGACCTGAGCTGTCTCCCAGGGATGTCTGGACTAAGAAGGTCCATGATGTAAGAAGGACCCTGACCATGTAGGGGCTTGTATGTAAGCAGCAGAATCTTGAAAGTGACACGGGAACAGACAGGTAACCAATGGAAACGCGCTGAAACAGGAGTAATGTGTTCAGTCCATCTGGTGCCTGTCAAGATTCTAGCTGCTACactttgtactgtatatgatTGATAGAGCAAGCAGGAAGACCAGCAAAAAGGGCAAGGATCTCAGCATCCCTTGGAGACAGGAAAGGACAGATTCTAGAGATTTTCTTTAGGTGGAAGAACCCTGCCTTCACCACTGTAGAGATGTGTGTGTCAAATGTTAACCTAAAGTCTAACTGAACACCTAAACTTCGGACCACCGAAGAAGCATAAAAGAACTTGAgagagaaaatgtgttttatgcgGTGCATTTTACTCAGCGACCATATGTTCATCTGAAGTTAtccaactgtgttttttttgttatagatgAACTCTCTGGGATCCTAAAGAAGCTTTCTCTAGAGAAATACCAACCAATATTTGAAGAGCAGGAGGTTAGATTTTGTATTAGAGAACTATGCTGTGGACTTTCTGTTCTTTTCTAAAGTCCTTAACACATGCATTCTCTTTTTGTCTGTTTCCAATTCTCATTTTTTAGCGAGTCATTAAAATTGCCAACATAATTCCTTAAATGGTGTTTTTCTCATTGactattgtaaaaatgtaaatacagtatattcatgTTTGATTTCTTGGCACCTATCATCAAAGCACTTATCTTTCTTTCTGCTCTGGTTCTTCCTCTGCTTTCTTCCTGTGCTGTCTTTCTGCAATCTTCTCAacaatgtgttctgttttctgtgaaGGCCTCATTTTGGTAAGTGGCAGATTCATTCATTTGTCCAAATCGTTATGTAGATCTGAACAGGGCTTCACTCAGTAGTATTATTAACAGATACATAAATGTTGCAGAAAATATGTTGTGTCAATTTGAACTGAGATAACAAAATGTTAGTGTAGATATAAAATAAAGCACGAGTCTCAGAACTGCTTTCTAAAATCACGTGGGGCATTTCGCTGTTTAAACAAGAACATGACGTCATGAACTCCCAGCTGAAGTCTCACaacattgtttattttcatttggtGTTTAATATGTATCAAAGACAAGAACATTAGGTAAATACATGTATCTGCAGTTGGGTTGCACCTCACCTCTTTCTTGTTATTATCCATTTGAGACCCTATGTTATAATTTAGATTTCTTCCATTGGTTATTACTGTTTCCCAAAATTTAGGAGTTGATTTATTTGGGTCTCAATTTACAATAATTCAAAGGAAAATGAAAACTAATTAACATAAATCTTTTGAGTCGCAATAGGATAAATCTTGTAGGaatattctgtattttattttataaatgcaaGACTTTTTCTGGTCACCCCTGCCCCAGGTttatgtgctttttttatttttagaggaGGTTATTGAAACAGGTGCCATTGAGTCTCCAACATGTAGTAATCAATATGTAACTGGAACAAACATAACCAACTCCATCATACAGATTCATAACCTTCTCCGCCACTCTTTCTGCATGAAGGGTACAAGTTTGAGTTCCATCTTGTTTCAAGTTACACCAGTCCTTATAAATTGGATGACTTGATTccttatttaaacatattttcaacaacactttattttatttttgtaaagtatTTGTTATAATAATGGCTTGGTTATAGGGTGCTTGGTTATTTGTTTCTGCAGGTGGACATGGAAGCATTCCTCACACTCAGTGATGGGGATTTGAAGGAGCTGGGTATAAAAACAGATGGGCCAAGACAGCAAATCTTAGCAGCTATCTCAGAGTTAAATGCTGGAAAGGTATGCCTTAAATCTCAAATACTTGCAATGTGGTGAATGTCAGAGGAAGGCACTCGGTTCAATCAAACGCTTATTAAAAACAGCAATTGAATGACACCTCATTCAGCTGTTGGATGAGCAACATGTTGGGCAGTTAATGTATTCCAGTgaatcacatttatttaaacaacaatatATTAAGTAGAAAGCTCACAccaaaataaaatcactaaattGTACTTACACCGAGTGAGTTTGCCAGTCAGTATAGATACCTTGGCAATAACTTTCAAGATACTAAAACCACTTAATGCATTTCACCAAGGTAATTCCCCAGTGTTTTAAAGTGATCTAAAAAATCCTGTCTCTATAAGTTGAACGATTTTACCTTAAGGTCTGTGgttgagtgtttttgaagttatggatggctGTCCCTGTCATAGGCATCATCATTTATCAAACAAAAatgatcatttaataaaatacttttaaaagaagAAACAATCTGGGTTCATGGCAAAATGTATCATAAGTGTGATGTCTCTTTTTATAGGGCAGAGAAAGGCAGATTTTACAAGAAACTATTCACAACTTCCATTCTTCCTTTGGGAGCAGTGCCAGCAACCCACGACCACCTGGTTATCCTCGCTGTAAGTAGCATGCATTATACCTTACTGTAAGCTTCCTAAAATAAAGGTTGAGTAACATTTAAAAATTCCAGATGCATAGAGACAGTACACTTTGAATTACTGTCCTAATGTTTGATAAACAGCTGTATTCTCCGATATCCtgacatacagtacacagtgtaacaaattttttttggttcctgggtagtaagtgttatttcctaattgcttatgcctcaaaagtatagaaaatggctattattccccacaaactttgcttttgtgaccaggacagtgatattttgaaatttacctattttccagaacattccagatagattcagtgctgagtaaacttggagtaacttctagaactttccagtaatataaatagtagtataaatacaggggccttaagcccaccagttcagtttagttccagctgcctaagtggatacatatctgcatttttctttgatggcatcaagaggctgcaaaagtggcattcctgatgggtctccaaggcggttttaccaagtttccctgctatctttgcctttgggacagcagggacaccaaggcgcactaccacaggcgggactggccacagcggaccgagttctctgtggggaggaacaacgtcaagtgggagccactggtggacccccggaaggtgctgatgccaccactgcacatcaaattgggccttatgaaataatttgtcagagctctagataaggagtcggcagccttcaagtaccttcaagacttcttccctaagctgtctgaggcaaaggtcaaagccggtgtcttcgtcggaccacagataaagaagatcctggagtgcaatgaattccccaagaagctcactagtaaggagaaagcggcttggaacagctttgtcgcagtagtttggggcttcctgggcaatcacaaggccaaaaactatgtggagctggttgagactctggtgaagaactacggcacaatgggctgtaggatgtccctcaaagtccatatccttgatgctcatcttgataaattcaaggagaacatgggagtgtactcggaggagcaaggcgagcgcttccaccaggatatactggactttgaacgccgctaccaaggacagtataatgagaacatgatgggagactacatttgggggctgattcgtgaaagtgatttacagtataatcgtaaatctcgaaaaactactcgcttctaaatcttttgtagtcatttttgtattactttagtataaatacatgttaatttggattcatatgttgtttttttctgattttatgtgaacgaaaagacaaagtttgtggggaataatagccattttctatacttttgaggcataagcaattaggaaataacacttactacccaggaacaaaaattgtgttacatagtgattagTGTTATCCAGTAAAAAGAACCCTATCATTGCCACATTGCTTTAAACTATTGCCATACCACTGACACACAAGTTTTGCCATAAGGTCTTTATAGTTGGGTACAGTTATATTTATCAGATTTCTTTAAACGTGTTAATTTAGTTCCATTTCAGGTGGGGTCCAGTCCATTAACCTTTTTATTGCCAGTGTTTTTAAACCTGAATATATCTGACCTTTGTCACATTCCCATTTTACTTTTTGTTAGATTTTTGGTGAGAAAAATTTCCATTTCTAGTTATTTCATGCCTCtgaatacattcaaataattCAACTAATTCTCTGCATTTTAACTTTTATGATTTTCTTAAAGCACCAGCAGGCTGGGTTAGACAACAAGTTCGGAGGTAAAACTCAACAGGACCAAGCCCCAGGGGTCATTAAGAGTTGTGAAATCATAGAGTGATGGGAAATTGATCCCAGGTGAAAGGAAGACTGGCTCTTCTCAACGCCAGTGTTTCAGTGTATGGGACTGTGCAGGAAGACACTGAAGAAAGTGACTGCATGCCCAGACAAGACCTGGGCATCTCCACTATGGGATACAAGTAACGCCTACAGGAGGTGCAGGATTGTGGATTTTTTTGGAAGGACTTGTAACAGAGTGCTAAGGAATGTGCTGCAATCAAAACATCACAGTAATATGAAAAATGAATAGGTGATGTTGGTAATGCCAAAAACCAGGAATACATAAATAACGCATTGTATTACGAACAATGGTGAAATCTGAGTAACTGAAAATGACAGTCTTGCCACAGAGAAGCTGGATTCTGGAAAACATGGATTTGATCTTTTAGGGTACTTTTGAAGAAACCAGCACAAGTGAAGACAGGTTCTAGCAGGATACAAGTGATCCTAAGCGGCTAAGCGAAATGGCAGAAGATAGCCTTTGAAACACACCCTGGAAGAACAACCACAGGAATGCTATGATGTAATAGGAGCATCAAAATAACTCAGTGAAATAACTCCACTATTGAAGCATTTTACAGATGAAGGTATACAATCACAAGTATTAAGAGACGCTGTTCTGTGatattatttgttttgtgatgGGATCCCCTTTTTACTAACTATTCCTTGTTTGCTGCAGCTGACCCATATTCAAGGCCTGTGATTGGATTTTTTCGGTTTGTCACAATTATCTTACTGTTGTTCATCCCTTTTTTCTGTTCGATGGCTGCAAATGACCGAAAACAATTTCCAGGATTTTTAAACAAATCAGAGAACATGTGCAATTCCTTCGGAACACATTTTTCTGATCTattgaaataaaactaaaaaaaggatCAGTGTTTTGTCTTTTCAATGAATGATATAATATCATTGGgttgcatcttaaattcaaaggaatacagtacataacactacttccagtacgacggctgcattgtactctatggaggagcatACGCGTCTGCCAGTTGAATGCCTGCATCCAGgggctgtgttgtaaacacagacgcagttccattgaacactgttgtgtaaactggtacatacaaacctgtaaaaccgaaatgtgtgttttttgtttgtaatttaaaaaaagaatatataacatacatttcatattaggcacataagttgttatcctaactgtcatttcagtttgctgtgtgcatctgagtgcagcttgctgtattccaatcaaaatgactactttcaagattaaatatttccttctgatatattcccagttgcatttgtggaacaaaacgaaggattgttgtctcccaggtacattgaaaaataagcaactaggctttcactgagtttgcatcttgacaaatccacaaccatagcaatctctgtcttgtaatcagtctacaaacaaagagaggcttgaaataaaaaaaacacatgtgctaggaggaggcatgtcttgtttgctgcatttacaaaaatatatatatatatataagaattatcttgcattatataaaaaaaaatataacacaagACATGTATtataatgcatgggtcacattgacccacatggtggttctaggtagaactgtttattaCTTAATAATTTTgcaattctggctatcaaacgctgtCTGGATATttcattcatatatttaggaaaagttaaaaactgacacacatatacgatttacaatggaagagtaataacattttaaatccaaaatgggccatattgacccacatggcggttctagtgttaaaagcgTTCATGGTATAAAAATTGTTAGTTTCATAGAATATATAAATAGGTTAAACTGTGACAACTAACTATAAAAGCAGGGATTTTACCTAAAATCTACTTTCACAGTATTTATCTGTAAACCTTTGCCAGAAGAGATAAGTCTTAATATTGTAGTCTAATGTTGGATGCTGCAAACACATTTGCATGCAAATTCTAATGCAAATGTACATGCCATCAAGTGCTGACATtcgtcttttaaaaatgtacttgttacttaattaaaaaaaaatatatatatatacatatatatatatatatatcttccatATACTTCATTCCTTAGATAGGTGCTATAAACATGGTGAACATTTCAGATTTGGCATCCCACTCAATCATTGGTCCCAGTATTTATTGTTTGTTCTATAGAACATTGAAGACCATGGATAAATATTGTTCATATGATACTTGAATCCAGCCATCTTGATCTGTATCATATCTTCTGAATACATCTGTGAACCTCTGAAACACACAATGTTGATCATATACATGTTAATGTTCTCTTGCCTGTTAAGAATACTTGTTAAATAACTGAATTTATCAGAGCGATATGTAAAGATTCCACAGCATGCCTTAGTTGTcgaaatatgttacaactgtttttCAACATTCCCAAAAAAACATGCTTGTTTAGGAGTGAATTTATAGGATTACACTTTCATTCAAAGTTTCTGGAAAAGAATGCAACATTAATTTGGACAACTGaacatttgttttatgaaaaacacaaaataaaagggaaGCTTTGTCTCAGATTTAGATTTCGCagcaattcaaatgcaaacagACTGATTTTAGTTTCTGGAAAAGCCTTTTCCAAGTGTGCATAGCAATGTTATAATGGGGGTTTTCTATTCAAAgtgctgaacaaaaaaaaaaaaaaaaaaatctcatattTTTGTGCTAACTTTGCTTTAAAACAAGTTAATTTATAATCTCAAGAGATTAAATCACATGATACAGAACCAATGATCAACGGAGTCTCCCCGTCTTGTCAGGGACACAGACAGCCACTTTAAAAAAGCATGCACTACCTGACAGTATATACAATCTCCTATAAACCAAGATGTGTTTCCTTAcctgcagtacaatacaacaCTGAACAAAGTCATCAAAAGCCACCTGCCCCTTTCTCTGTCTGTCAAACTTCTGAATGAGAACATCATAGAACTGATCGGTAAGACGATAACCTTAAAATCAAGGAAGAAAAATTGTCATCATTAGTTGCACTGACTATCGCATGCCATGATAAATGCTGCCATTTGGCATTATGGTAGTTTCCTTCATTTAAGCACAGTATCAAAGTTAATATTGCAAATACATATTTCTCCACATCACAATTTGCATAGACTTGCCTGTTAATTCTATAAACCCTCCTTAATACTGAActcaataaatatagaaatattttaaacatttgaatTAGTCCATGTACTTCTATGTAAAGTATTGGCACAAATTATGGATGCAACAAATCATTTACAGAAAGACTTGAGTGGGGATTTGATTGTCTATTTTTCATTACTCATATCCCTTACTAAATATCtggtaaacaacaacaacaacatgcaaGGGGCATAAACACGGTTTACTTAAAATGACTCTATCATGCTATCAACTATAAACAAATATTACATTGTATATGGAAACTTAACATGTAAAATGTAGTATTTCAACACATACCTGTGATTCAATATGAAGTCACATTAATAATGAAGTTGCATGATATGAAATTGCGTTAAAGGCTCAAAACCTCCAAAAATAAAGAACGGCAATTCAAATAAAGCTGTTATAATGGTGGCACATTGATAGCCTCTCAGCCATTGATTCTGCAAGTCAACATGGCAGAATTGGGTGAAAAACGATTCCAAAAATGTATTAAGTACACTTTATAGAAGGATTAATCCAATTTCCTGAGTAATACTGGGACCtgcttggtatcaaaataaaggtaaTCTAACAACTATTAATCACGTAAGGTGCCGCTGACAAAGGGTTAACTGTGTAGGATAGGTTACGGTAGGCTACTGCAAAATACTAAGAAGAAGAATTAGAATAAGGTCTTGGTTTATCTTTTTAAACCAGAGAAGGGATTCAGTGTGTGAATTTTAATATATATGAAGGTTACATATTTTACATTGGTTAACTTCTTTGCAAACAGGTAAAATAACATTGTTGGAAAGAAATCCTTTGGCTGTGTCTCAAAATCATTTAAGATCCTAATAACTGGACTTTCCACCaaggcattgtgtgtgtgtgtgtgtgtgtgtgtgtgtgtgtgtgtgtgtgtgtgtgtgtgtgtgtgtctatatgaaGGAAGAAAACCACCAGATGGGAGTAAGTTTACAGTAATGTCAAAAGATTGCCCAAGTACGACAGAGACAAAATTGTCTTCATAAAAGAGCTatactgcaaaaaaataatatcaTCTTACAAGtaacagaaatgtatttctatagtTAGTGTTGTCACTTTGCTTGGCTGTCAACAACCTAGCTACCCTGAATAGCTAGCATGATAAGAGCACAGTTAATTGATCTTAGTACAAGCAAAAACCAAAGCATACTTTGCTCACCAAACCCAGTCAGTGCTTGCTTGAGTTCATTTTTGTCGATCAGCCCAGAGTTGTCTCGGTCGTATGTTCGGAAGATGTTTTGCCAGTCAGTGATATATTTCCATACACCGGCAAATTCATTAAAATTCACTCCACCTTTGTTGTCCCTGTCAAACATGGCTAAAGAAAAGATTGATTTTTTTCTGACTGCTTTAACATACAGGGAAAAATACaatgcagttaaaaaataaaaaatataaaataaaataaaaattggcgAGTGTACCCTTTGCACATAAAACGTGTATTTTGCAgccttcaaaaataaaaacaaagatgctttttaaaaaaagatatatatatggAAAGCAGGAGTTAGaacaaaacctttttaaaaaggaaaatgtcTGTTTTCAAGAACAAAAACAGAATTGTTCACTGGCACCTCAGAGCTCAACTGGTATTGCTTGCAATAAGTGCAATGCAATGTAGTGCTGAGGGAAGTCATGTCAATAGGGGGATTTATTGATCAGGTCAGTAGATTTCTTAAAAAAACCAACCCAGTAGTAGTTATTTCAATGTGTAGAGCCACACTTCAGTGCAGAGTCTGTCAAGTTATTACAGTAAACAAATACAGTCGCCGTAATGTGACTGCAGTCAATGTCGGACAGTATATACTACTCTGTCCTATTTGAAACACTTTTTTAACTACAATaattttactttttcattttgctgcttttttttgtaaataagttgtttactgtaccttggctacaccaaaacaaaattaaataagtgGTTGAGTGTTCAAGGATACACATATATATTGATCACAAAAAGAGGTAGAggttggaaaaagaaaaaaaaaatagcaatgtgTGGTTTGTTAAATAACCATTGAttatattaacagttttttttaagcatgtacATTTAGGCATAATAAAAATCTTACAAATGATTGATCTGACTGTCACTGGATTGAAGGGGGTCCACGTTCCTAAaaatcagaaaagaaaaaaaaaactttaaaagggaatattataaaaacatttctttaacaAAGGCTTAATTTCAGAGTCTGGAAAGGATGTCTCAAGggaacagaatatatatatatatatatatattttttttttaaaccaaccaaACCACATTGTATATTGCCAACACACCCACCTGTGCCCATATACTTTTTGTTTTCCTGTAATATTGTGCTCTATCATTTTTAGAATGACCAATGACCAAACAGCCTGAGACGTGCAGTGATAAATtagtttataaaaatgtaattcttcatGTGTGCTTTATGAAAATGTAAAATCCTCCTGCCAAATCACTCATTTTAATTTTGGACCTAGTTTATTTTACCCTGCATGGTAAGGAGTATGTTCCTGTAACAAATGTAATTTTCATTATTTATACTTTATATAAATGTTGAGGCTTACAGGGTGGTTTTTCCCCACCTTGTATTTAATTTCGGAATCTCttaaatccaatgacagaataACTGGATGAATCACACTGTTACAAGTTACCCTGCATTATACTTTTTATACTAAATACTCCTAGTAGTAGCCTCTATGAATCCTGGATTGAACCAGGATTTATCAAAGACCTGTATATACAATGTAGTAATAATATTATGTAAATGTTAAGAACCCATTTATAGCCTCCATCGGCTATGTTTGATTCCCCTAGTGGTCCTGAACATGTGGTATTGCCCTAGTGGTCCTGGAGATGTTCAATTGCCCTAGTTGTCCTGGACATGTTTGACTTCCCCTAGTGCAGGGGTTCACGCGGATGTCTGTAGGGGGTTGCAAAGGATTTGGTAGAttcaacttattttttttattaaatactacCTTTATGCACATCGACTTACAAAAACAGCATGCCCTCCCTATATTACTGTTAAGTTGTATGTTCTTACTTCGTCTTCCTTCCTTCATATCTGTGGGTCCTGTCTGTATCTTTATGTCACCAAAAGTTACTTAGTTACAGATACACTGCCATTTTTGGAGGTTACGTGCTAAATTGTGAAGGATGAACGTGAGTCTCTTTAGAACTGTGGTCCTTTCCTTGACATTTCTCACCGATTATTCTGGTAACCATAAAAGAGGAGTCAATCAATGAAACACAGGGTTACTCTCATATGAAAACGTAATAAACTAAGTGACCATTTTACAAAGCTTTTTTGTGGATGAGTTTCAGTTTTAGTGAACTACATTGTGTAATAATATAGATCGTTTTTTGAAAAAGCCTGCTTCTAAGATGGCCAGTGAGGAATGTGAGCATGGAAGTCATACTTCAAAAGCAAAAAGTCAGAAatataatgaaaaatatattgagcTGGGGTTTACATATGTTGGATCCGTGACTAACCCGCAAAACAGTATGTCATTTTTCAAGCAAGCAGTGTGAATACTAAAGCTCTCTGTGCATCCTACATGGTGGCTTTATGGACAGCAGTAAGCCCCACACCATTGCTGAATCACCATAGCGCCATGTGGCATTGACATGGCAACCATTATGCTGGGGCCTGATTCCGCAAGTAAATTAAGTTATATACCCCTTTCAAGCAATTTGGTTGCACAGCGCATTCATGAAATGGCTGCTTTTGTTTGTGAACAGCTTTGCATTAAAGTGAAAAACAGTGACTTTTCTGCTGTCCAACCAGATGAATCAACTGATGTGCGAGGGGCTGCTCAGCGCTTTGCTTCTGTAAGATACATTTACGACAGATCCATGCAGGAAGATGCATTGTTTTGTCATCCACTTTCAGGTCGAGCTATTCTGGAAAGCATCCATGACACTTTTTCTGAGACAGTTAAAGATGCTGGGCTGGACTGGGAGAAGTGTATTGGTGTATGTACTGATGGTACCAGAGCTATGACAGGAAAGAACAGTGGTCTGGTGACTCAAATTCAGCATGTTGCACACAATGCTACTTGGACTCATTGT
This window encodes:
- the LOC117399565 gene encoding programmed cell death protein 6-like isoform X1, which translates into the protein MAYQYRPQQQNTPVDQSFLWNIFQRVDKDRSGSISDSELQQALSNGTWTPFNPVTVRSIISMFDRDNKGGVNFNEFAGVWKYITDWQNIFRTYDRDNSGLIDKNELKQALTGFGEQSYRLTDQFYDVLIQKFDRQRKGQVAFDDFVQCCIVLQRFTDVFRRYDTDQDGWIQVSYEQYLSMVFNVL
- the LOC117399565 gene encoding programmed cell death protein 6-like isoform X2, which codes for MAYQYRPQQQNTPVDQSFLWNIFQRVDKDRSGSISDSELQQALSNGTWTPFNPVTVRSIISMFDRDNKGGVNFNEFAGVWKYITDWQNIFRTYDRDNSGLIDKNELKQALTGFGYRLTDQFYDVLIQKFDRQRKGQVAFDDFVQCCIVLQRFTDVFRRYDTDQDGWIQVSYEQYLSMVFNVL